The Pirellulimonas nuda genome includes a region encoding these proteins:
- the infA gene encoding translation initiation factor IF-1: MAKEKEEALEVEGVVTQALANTRFRVEIDGGHLVLAHVAGRMRKHFIRIVPGDRVRVELSPYDLTKGRITYRER; the protein is encoded by the coding sequence ATGGCAAAGGAAAAGGAAGAGGCTCTCGAAGTCGAAGGCGTCGTTACCCAGGCGCTGGCAAACACCCGGTTCCGCGTTGAGATCGACGGCGGGCACCTGGTGCTGGCGCACGTCGCTGGGCGGATGCGGAAGCACTTCATCCGTATTGTTCCAGGCGACCGCGTCCGCGTCGAGCTATCTCCCTACGACCTCACCAAGGGACGAATCACCTACCGCGAGCGGTAG
- a CDS encoding type II toxin-antitoxin system VapC family toxin — translation MFLPIVSFHEQFAGWQSYLRQRRPAPHLVYAYSRLEALVDAFKLMHIASFDQAASEEFESLRADGVRIGTFDLRIASIALTRNFTLLTRNAVDFDKVPGLRHEDWTAPIRPK, via the coding sequence GTGTTTTTGCCCATTGTCAGCTTCCACGAGCAGTTCGCGGGTTGGCAGTCGTATCTCCGCCAGCGTCGCCCGGCACCCCACCTTGTGTACGCCTACAGCCGGCTCGAGGCCCTGGTAGACGCATTCAAGTTGATGCACATTGCGTCCTTCGATCAAGCGGCGTCCGAAGAGTTTGAGTCGCTACGAGCGGATGGGGTGCGCATCGGGACCTTCGATCTGCGGATCGCGTCCATCGCCCTGACCCGCAACTTCACGCTGCTCACCCGCAACGCCGTCGACTTTGACAAGGTCCCCGGCCTCCGGCACGAAGACTGGACCGCCCCGATAAGGCCCAAATAG
- a CDS encoding diaminopimelate decarboxylase family protein — MPSPLVQTQIAGHSIPELAAQYSTPLYVYDAQTIVQRIAELKRFDVIRFAQKACSNIAVLDLMRRHGVLVDAVSSGEVARAVAAGFKLGPGEPAQVVYTADIFDRESLDLVINQGVPVNCGSPDMLDQYGARSAELGKAPLGVTLRVNPGFGHGHSQKTNTGGEQSKHGIWHTDIADCKQRAGRHGLSITGLHMHIGSGTDLEHLGQVCGALEKTALEIGPSIHSISAGGGISTPYREGDVRADLSGYFELWDAARRRLAEAFGHAVSLEIEPGRYLAAESGWLISEVRAVKQQGNNLFYLVDAGFNNLARPILYGAYHPMTICPGEGGEASGEGRASTGEPSAPRLSNHTDGATHGHPTQKVVVGGPLCESGDIFTQDEGGFVNQRELPEARVGDFLVIGCAGAYGAVMGSNYNSKPLAAEVLIEEGKAHLVRERQTSDDLLRGEKLVSY, encoded by the coding sequence ATGCCCAGCCCGCTCGTTCAAACCCAAATCGCCGGCCACTCCATCCCGGAGCTGGCGGCCCAGTACAGCACGCCGCTGTACGTCTACGACGCCCAGACGATCGTCCAGCGGATCGCGGAGCTGAAGCGGTTCGACGTGATCCGCTTCGCCCAGAAGGCCTGCTCGAACATCGCGGTTCTCGACCTGATGCGCCGCCACGGCGTGCTGGTCGACGCGGTCAGCTCCGGTGAAGTCGCCCGCGCAGTCGCGGCCGGCTTTAAGCTGGGTCCGGGCGAGCCGGCCCAAGTGGTGTATACGGCCGATATTTTCGACCGCGAGTCGCTCGACTTGGTGATCAACCAAGGGGTGCCGGTCAACTGCGGCTCGCCCGACATGCTCGACCAGTACGGCGCCCGTTCGGCCGAACTGGGCAAGGCGCCGCTGGGGGTGACGCTCCGCGTGAACCCCGGCTTCGGCCACGGCCACAGCCAAAAGACCAACACCGGCGGCGAGCAGAGCAAGCACGGCATCTGGCACACCGACATCGCGGATTGCAAGCAGCGCGCCGGCCGGCACGGCCTGTCGATCACCGGCCTGCACATGCACATCGGCTCCGGGACCGACCTAGAGCACCTGGGCCAGGTGTGCGGGGCTTTAGAAAAAACGGCGCTGGAGATCGGCCCGTCGATCCACTCCATCAGCGCCGGCGGGGGCATCAGCACGCCCTACCGCGAGGGGGACGTCCGCGCCGACCTGTCGGGCTACTTCGAGCTGTGGGACGCCGCACGCCGCCGGCTCGCCGAGGCTTTCGGCCACGCAGTGAGCCTGGAGATCGAGCCGGGCCGCTACCTCGCCGCGGAGTCGGGCTGGCTGATCTCCGAGGTCCGGGCCGTGAAGCAGCAGGGAAACAACCTCTTTTACTTGGTCGACGCCGGCTTCAACAACCTGGCCCGCCCCATCCTGTACGGCGCGTACCACCCGATGACCATCTGTCCGGGAGAGGGGGGCGAGGCGAGCGGCGAGGGGCGAGCATCCACGGGCGAGCCGTCGGCGCCCCGTCTCAGCAACCACACCGACGGAGCAACCCACGGCCACCCCACCCAAAAAGTAGTCGTCGGCGGCCCCCTGTGCGAATCGGGCGACATCTTCACGCAGGACGAAGGGGGCTTCGTCAACCAGCGCGAACTGCCCGAGGCCCGCGTCGGCGACTTCTTGGTGATCGGCTGCGCCGGCGCCTACGGCGCGGTGATGGGGAGCAACTACAACTCCAAGCCGCTGGCCGCCGAGGTGCTGATCGAGGAGGGCAAGGCCCACCTGGTCCGCGAGCGGCAGACAAGCGACGACCTGCTGCGTGGCGAAAAGCTGGTTTCATATTAG
- a CDS encoding nucleoside hydrolase-like domain-containing protein, with amino-acid sequence MLRATLLLLTLATVLPALADKPKVWIYTDTSDKTIPGGNSEGTLNDPDDISAMAGYLLMASEFDTLGIVVASTHRGEHRGTPDQSEWAERYFGGAYRHDLPALNREIGGYPENIRFQESCIKPTAERFDPKKDYRSLKDYDTVQALLDAVEGQSDAVNVLCWGSLTEPAIAVSHCLATDRRDLLGKMRFIAHWTDSPHHQGSPEKPEDVANCREDAAACRYMKQRAKAGDIVYHECGAIGQHGIVSGSPKGREYFDRFRTSRLGTVFVEGKYVHNCVDHSDAATYWTLLGGWGVNLNDIRPDGSNPPEVELANEAKFEGSSRRIHDELLRRSRAASAD; translated from the coding sequence ATGCTACGCGCCACGCTGCTTCTGCTCACGCTCGCCACGGTCTTGCCGGCCCTCGCCGACAAACCGAAAGTCTGGATCTACACCGACACCAGCGACAAGACGATCCCGGGCGGCAACAGCGAGGGGACGCTGAACGACCCCGACGACATCTCCGCGATGGCCGGCTACCTGCTGATGGCGAGCGAGTTCGATACGCTCGGGATCGTGGTCGCCAGTACGCACCGTGGCGAGCATCGGGGCACCCCCGATCAGTCCGAGTGGGCGGAGCGCTACTTCGGCGGGGCCTACCGCCACGATCTTCCCGCGCTCAACCGCGAGATCGGCGGCTACCCAGAGAACATCCGCTTCCAGGAGTCGTGCATTAAGCCGACCGCCGAGCGTTTTGATCCGAAGAAAGACTACCGCTCGCTTAAAGATTACGACACCGTCCAGGCGCTGCTCGACGCCGTCGAGGGCCAGAGCGATGCGGTGAACGTGCTGTGCTGGGGTTCGCTCACCGAGCCCGCGATCGCCGTGAGCCATTGCTTGGCGACCGACCGACGCGACCTGCTCGGTAAGATGCGGTTCATCGCCCACTGGACCGACTCGCCCCACCACCAGGGGTCTCCCGAAAAGCCCGAGGACGTGGCCAACTGCCGCGAGGACGCCGCGGCCTGCCGGTACATGAAGCAGCGGGCCAAGGCGGGCGACATCGTTTACCACGAATGCGGCGCCATCGGCCAGCACGGCATCGTCAGCGGCAGCCCGAAGGGTCGCGAGTACTTCGACCGGTTCCGCACCAGCCGGCTAGGAACCGTGTTTGTGGAGGGAAAATACGTGCATAACTGCGTCGATCACTCCGACGCCGCTACCTACTGGACCCTGCTGGGAGGCTGGGGCGTGAACCTGAACGACATCCGCCCCGACGGCTCGAACCCACCCGAGGTCGAGCTGGCTAACGAAGCGAAGTTCGAGGGGTCGTCCAGGCGCATCCACGACGAGCTGCTGCGGCGCTCTCGGGCCGCGTCCGCAGATTGA
- a CDS encoding DNA-methyltransferase: MAKARKQPTSPPQPSGVAPNCIHQGDCLELLARLEDESVDLAFADPPFNIGFKYDAYHDRHEDEAYIDWCADWIGQLHRVLRPTGSFWLAIGDEFAADLRVAAHRKVGFEPRNWVVWYYTFGQNCKRKFNRSHVHLFHFVKDQENHTFNALDPQVRVPSARALVYGDSRANPIGRLPDDTWILRPQDLRDTEGALQPMDDTWCFSRVAGTFKERQGWHGCQMPEQLMARIIRCSSNEGDLVLDPFSGSGATAAVAKKLGRQWMGFELSEQYATHAAKRLAAINPGDPLSGPEDPILSSPSTAGGIKLKDREARKKKRAKKPVEERALPFGE; the protein is encoded by the coding sequence ATGGCCAAAGCACGGAAGCAACCCACCTCTCCTCCGCAACCTAGTGGCGTTGCGCCCAACTGCATCCATCAGGGAGACTGCCTCGAGCTGCTCGCCCGGCTGGAAGACGAGTCGGTCGACCTGGCGTTCGCCGACCCGCCGTTCAACATCGGCTTCAAGTACGACGCCTACCACGACCGGCACGAGGACGAGGCGTACATCGATTGGTGCGCCGACTGGATCGGGCAGCTCCACCGCGTACTGAGGCCCACCGGCTCGTTTTGGTTGGCGATCGGCGACGAGTTCGCGGCGGACCTGCGTGTGGCCGCGCACCGCAAGGTGGGGTTCGAGCCGCGCAACTGGGTGGTTTGGTACTACACCTTCGGGCAGAACTGCAAACGCAAGTTCAACCGCAGCCACGTCCACCTGTTCCATTTCGTCAAAGATCAAGAGAACCACACGTTCAACGCCCTCGACCCCCAGGTGCGTGTCCCCAGCGCCCGCGCGCTGGTGTACGGCGACAGCCGCGCCAACCCCATCGGGCGGCTGCCGGACGACACCTGGATCCTGCGTCCGCAAGACCTGCGCGACACGGAGGGCGCCCTGCAGCCCATGGACGACACGTGGTGCTTCTCGCGCGTCGCCGGCACGTTCAAGGAACGCCAGGGCTGGCACGGCTGCCAGATGCCCGAGCAGTTGATGGCCCGCATCATCCGCTGCTCTTCGAACGAGGGCGACCTGGTGCTCGACCCCTTCAGCGGCAGCGGCGCCACCGCCGCGGTGGCCAAGAAGCTGGGCCGGCAATGGATGGGCTTCGAGCTCTCCGAGCAGTACGCCACGCACGCCGCCAAGCGGCTCGCAGCCATCAACCCGGGCGACCCGCTGAGCGGCCCCGAGGACCCGATCCTCAGCTCACCGAGCACGGCGGGGGGGATCAAGCTGAAGGACCGGGAGGCGCGGAAGAAGAAGCGGGCGAAGAAGCCCGTGGAGGAAAGGGCATTGCCGTTCGGGGAGTGA